Proteins from a genomic interval of Sporolactobacillus sp. Y61:
- a CDS encoding Rrf2 family transcriptional regulator, with protein sequence MKISTKGRYGLTIMMALAKNKGRGPLSLKAIATEHNLSEHYLEQLVAPLRNAGLVSSIRGAYGGYVLAKTPGEITAADIIRVLEGPIQPVEVMEDDDPAKRELWVKIRDAVKDVLQGTTLDDLIHYDTEPQVQDPDMFYI encoded by the coding sequence ATGAAGATCTCAACAAAAGGACGTTATGGATTAACGATTATGATGGCCCTGGCAAAGAACAAAGGTCGGGGACCGCTCTCTCTGAAAGCTATAGCAACCGAACACAATTTATCAGAGCACTATCTGGAACAGCTGGTTGCACCGCTTCGTAATGCCGGACTGGTGAGCAGTATCCGCGGCGCTTACGGCGGATATGTGCTGGCTAAAACCCCGGGTGAGATCACAGCTGCCGATATCATCCGTGTGCTTGAAGGTCCGATCCAGCCGGTTGAAGTCATGGAAGATGATGATCCGGCCAAACGGGAATTGTGGGTCAAAATAAGGGACGCTGTAAAGGATGTCCTCCAGGGGACAACCCTTGACGATCTGATCCATTATGATACGGAGCCTCAGGTTCAGGATCCGGATATGTTCTACATTTGA